From the Chionomys nivalis chromosome 18, mChiNiv1.1, whole genome shotgun sequence genome, the window tccttacttgctttttaaaagtaagaatatGGAAAGAACTTTACAAGTCAGTAACAAGATAAACCAAAAAGGAGTAAACAATCTGAAATATTtctccaaaattatacaaatagCAAAGGAATGTTCcatgtcttaaacaaacaaacaaaaaaagctctGAATGAGACTGGCCcctgtaggctcatatatttgaatgcgtAGTCAccagttagtagaactgtttgggaatgattaagagtgtggccttgttgcagtGGGTGGGTAGTTGCTGGAGGagctgtgtcactggggttggctTTAGGGGCTTCAAAAGTCTATGCCAGACCAAGTCTCAGTGCTCAAGCACTGTGCCTAGCTGTCTGCTGCCGTGCTCCCCACCACGACAATAGGGAGCTAACTCCCTGAAACTGTTAGTAAGCTCCTGATCCTAGTGTCtgctcacagcaatagaacagtaactaagacggTCTCTCAGGTCACTGACCTTAAACCCCTGGCCCTGCTGCTTCTGGGATTTCCAACATGTTCTCACACCTAGCTAACGGTCCACATCTTTAGCTGCTGGAGAAATGCAACACAAAAGCCTGCATCGGAGCTATGAGTCAAGACACCCAACTCCAGCAGTGTCCGGGTGTGGAGGGCCTGGCATGCTGTTGCTGTGCAACGGTACGGACAGTGTGGAAAAAGGGGTTGGCACTTCCTCAGAAAGTTAAAACTGAGTTACCACGTGACTTGGTCATCTCAGTCTTGAGAAAGTCCAACATATATCCACATAAGAACTTTTTACCAATATTCACAGCATTTTTGTAACTACCCAAAAGTGGGAATGATCCAGATGTCATCAGCTGCACATGGGCACTGTACAATGGAATATCACTGGACAATGTAAAGTGGATGAAGGGTACACATGCGTGCAGCGTGCATGGATTTCAGAGAGGATGCTAagaggacagacagatagaagagGCCACACGTGTGATTCCAATAACATAAAACTTCCAGAACAGacaaatatgtaaaaacaaaacagagggtGATCGCAATGATGGCCAAACTTGGTTGTCAACGTGATTGGATCTGGAACCAAGCAGAAGGCAAGCTGCCGGACACTCTTATgagggactttcttttttttaatttttattaattttttttaattaaaaatttccgcctcctctccgcctctcttttccctccccccactccccatgccccagtcccctccccttccctctccagtccaaagagcagtcagggttccctgccctgtgggcagtccaaggtcctcccccctccatccaggactaggaaggtgagcatccaaacaggctaggctcccacaaagccagtacgtgcagtaggatcaaaacccagtgccattgtccttggcttctcatcagccctcattgtccaccatattcagtgagttcggttttattccatgcattttcagtcctagtccagctggccttggtgatctcccaatagatcagccccactgtctcagtgggtgggtgcccccctcacggtcttgacttccttactcatgttctgcctccttctgttcctcatttgaaccttgggagctcagtccattgctccaatgtgggtctctgtctctatctccatccatcgccagatgaaggttctatggtgatatgcaagatattcgttagtatggctataggatcgggccatttcaggctctctctcctcatctgcccaaggacctagttgggtacatctctctgaacccctgggaaaccctctagagtcaaggctcttgccaaccctaaaatggctcccttaattaagatatatacttccctgctctcatatccaaccttccattatcccaaccatcccattcccccaagttctccccatcctccccttctcatttttctctccccatctatGAGGGACTTTCTTTATAGCGCTAACTGTGGGCACATTCTGGCGCAGCCCAGCTGCAAAGGGCATAGAAGAGGAAAGCCTgccttttgcctgcttgccttcaccCTACAGGCAAGTTCATCTAGCCTTTCTGACTACACCCCTTGCTGGTATCAGAACCATCTTCTCCAGCTTCCAACACAGACTCAAGACCCTAAGTCTCCAGGACTCTTCCAGGCCTTCTGTGCCTGGGACTGGTGTGACATTTAGCATAATGGACTGAGCATCTACCAGGGTCTTGGCTCCTCTGGTGTGAGACTCTATTCTGTAAGccaacaagtgtgtgtgtgtgtgtgtgtgttttctgttccTCTAGACTGAAGAACCACAGCGGATACTACATTGCCTATGGAGGGGGGCTGAGGAGGAGTTGCTAATAAATactaagtttctttctttttttttttaagagaaattagCTAATATGTTAATACAGTGGCCAGGAACTGGCATGATcccctacctcagtctcccacgggctgggattacaggcatgtaccaccccgTCAAgcctgaaaaaataaatttctccaGTATTCAAAGCTGCTATGTAAATATCAAGTTTCTTTCTTGGAAggtgatatcttttttttttttttgcctgtgtgtgtgtgtgtgtgtgtgtgtgtgtgtgtgtgatattcaaGTATGGCGGGGACATGTTTGTGCGTGCATACAGGCCGGAAGTCCACCTTGACTGTCCTTCCTCAGCAATGCCTACTTTGTTTCTTGAGAGGTCTCCATTGCATTGGGGCTTGCCCATTAGGGTGGGCTAGCTGGCAATGGAGCCCTGGGGTCTGTTTTTCTCCCTCCGCCTCTGCAGCACTGGGTTTACACGCGTGTGCTTCCCAAGGGCTTTCTTTTCCCGCTCAGGTTCCCATGCCAACATGCCAAGCACATCATCAGCCGAGCTATCTCCACACCTATTAGACGGATATGTCTTCAGATCAGATTAGGAGTGAGCCTTCAGCAGATTAAAAATCCCAGAAGTAGCTGAATTTTGTGGCATCTAAATTATACCTCAATTTAAGTTAAGATGAATTTTTAGCATCTGAACGGTCAGGTTGAGCCTGCTTTTCTTCCACCTGACCAATCACCACCCACAAACTGATGGAGGCAGGTGCTATCCGGCTCCCACAGCTTGTAGCTTGGACATTCGAACCTGCGGCCTGTCTTTGTAGTACATTTaggaattttgttattgttgtatgtggtattgttttatttttacgtTGTGATTCGAAGACGATTATATTACAGTTTGAGCAGGCAAATGGTAAACTCTTGCAGCTAAGATAAAGGTGAAccggagggagagagaaagttaCACCTCTGAGACCAGGAATTGACGTCTGTCATAAGCTGCACAGAGATGGAGACGTCGctcggttggtagagtgcttgtctaatgTGCATGAAACCctaggttccatcctcagcaccaagGGAAATCTGCAGCGGTGGCACACCCTTTGCCATCCCAGGTGCTAAGTGgcggcaggaggagcagaagttcaccACCGTCATCCTCCAATGCACAGAACTGGAGGCAAATTTGGGTTAGGTAGGAGAGGGAGAAGGTGGGGAGCGGGgcggggaagaagaggaaggaagaagagcagcACCACAAGAATGTTGCCACTGTGTCGGGTCAAGAGAGCTTGGTATTTTGACCTGTAtcgggaaaaagaaaaagatccatTTTCTGACTCAAAATTACTCAGGTCTACCAATGAAGGCTTGTAAGCAGCTGCcgcatttcattttttaaacgaAAAATTTTCATGTCACGTTCATACTTAATTTTCTACCCCCAAAGCTTTGAAATCGATTTGAGGAGAGAGCGAGACTGAGAGCCCCAACCAGCGAGAGGGCGCGCAGAACGCAGTCTCTGTCGGGATCCGGTCAGGGTCACCACGCTCTTCCTTCCACCGGGGCTCCCTGAGGGCCGTCACCGCGGTCGTCACCCCGGTCGCCGCCCCGCAGCCCAGCCGTGCGCGGGCCCCTGCCGAGCATCGAGCCTTCGCCCCTCGCGCCGCTTCCGTGCGCCCAGGGACGGCCGCGCCCGGACGCGTGCGGGACGGGCGAGCGAGGGAAGCAGCGCGGGCGCTCGCCACAGTCGTCCGGGAGGCGACTCCAGGCCACTCTCCCCGCACCCGTCCCGTCCGCAGAAAGGGGGCCCCGGCGCTGCCGAGGGAGGGGCGCAGCCGTCCGCCCGTCCGTCCTGGGCGTCCACCGTGAGGCGGACGCCCGGGCGCCGCGGCCGCCATCGTCGCTGGGAGTGTGGGCAGGGCTGCCGGGGGCTTCCGTGGGCTCGGCCTCGCCCACCTCACGAGGAAAAGCAGGGGAAGCCCCGGCGCCGGGCGGCCGCGAACCGGAGCGCAGAGGACAGGGCAGTCCGCCCCCGCGCCCGCCCGCGCGTCCAGCTCCGTGCCCAGGCTCCCGCCCTGCCGGGCGCGCGTCTACGGCCAGGGGCTCGCGGCGGCCTCCAGCGCCCAGCCCCGGGGAATGCGGCGGCCCCCGGCCCCTGGCGCCACTCGGTGTCTCAGCTGGGCCTCCTCGCTCGTCTGCTCCGGGGCCTCGACGCTCCCGGGTCCCCTGATGGCAGCCAAGTGGTTCAAGGAGTTCCCGCTGACCCTGAAGACCGCGTCGGAGCGCGCCAGGCCCGGGGGTGCGGGCGGCAAGCCGCGCAAGAACTCGGAGACCGGCGGCGCGGCGCCCGCCCCGGGCAAGAGCCGGAAGAACTCGGCGGCCGAGCTGGGGGGCAGCAGGGCGGGCGGAGGACCCCTCAAGGACAGCCGGCTGTCCCGGGACAGCCTGCAGGGTCTGATCCAGGCCGCGGCCGGCAAGGGTCGTAAGAACTCCCGGGTCACCGCCACCGCTGCCACCACTGAGGAGGAGCCCCACCGGGGTGCGGTGGCCAAGAGCGCGGGCTGCAGCACCTACATCAGCAGGCTCATCAAGGTGGACACACAGGAGAAGAATGGTAAGAGCGGCTACCCGGGTGGCGGCAGCACCAGCAGCTCTAGCAGCTCCTCTTCCTCTGCGTCCTCTTCACCGTCCTCCCTGGGCCCCGAGCTGGACAAGGCCAAGATAATGAAACAGCAAGACACGGTAGGAAGCCAGCGTCTCTACCTACCTCTCAGTGCTGGGGGCACACGGGAGCCCGTTGAACCCCAATATTCCTTATGCGTAAGATAAGTTCAAGATGttttccaaggtcctcccctgaGTCTATTTTGACTCCCAAGTGaccatttaaaaatcattagacttattttcttttggaaagatTTTTGCCCAGGCTTCAAGACCTTGACTTCACTGtttgttgtgtttggtttttgttcgTGGTTTAGAAGGGCAATTGAAGGGAAGGGATAGAAATCAGCCCTTTTATAGGTGTGGTGTACTTTGGTCCTTGTTTTTGAATTTGTCATCAAGGGGTACCAAGGCTAGACTTCTGTAGACTCCTGAGCACACAGAGGAACTGTAAAGTGTGAGTTCCCATCTCCCAGCATCGCCAAGAAGACAGGCCTTCCATTCATTCTGTGATTATTGCTGCGCTATAGAGTAAGGGCCATGGCACTGTGGGAGGATGGGGGGCTCAACGTCCTTAACGAGGAAATGCCCTTAAGGAAATTGCAGATCAGGAGAGAAGAAGGTGTTTCCGGCATCTTAGTCACCAGAGGGCTTCTGGGTGCTGTCCAGTGTGGGAAAGgtaaggggcgggggggggggggggggggggctgtgagcCAACTCTCCATACATGCAGGGCAGAGCTGGGCTTTCTGCCCTGTgaggaatggggagagagaagagctCCCACCCAGGTTTTAGGCTTCAGCCCAAGCAACCGCTTCCTGGTGAGGGGCTTAGATTTCCTCTTGCCTTTCAACAAGCTGACCTAGACTGCCGCGGACCTGTGTGTGGTGTCATGTATTGGGTGCCTCTGTGGTGTCATGTATTGGGTGCCTCTGTCCATTGCTCCGTTCAAGAGTTTACAGAGATCCGTGTGCCTGTCCTGTTCCAAGCACTGAGCAGAGCCACGGGAAGATGGAGCTGGAAGCATCTCATATATAACTGGGTGGCGTACCTCACTGTTGGGGCAAGGACTGAGTGTCACCCCTACCTTCCTTGATGTATCCGAGTTACAGCATGTGGAGCAGGTTTCAAGGAGGGTGGGATGGAGTTAGTGGCAGTCACAGCCCCTCTTGTGGGTGTCACTTGTGGGTGACTGGCATTTCTTAGGCTGTCTTCTCCCAGGTGACAGATTCTTCCAGtctgtccccttctcttctcttcacttCACTTCTCCCTTGACTGTCTGAATTACTTCCTCGTGAGCTTTCTAGAGACTGTGGAGCAGGGACCAGGCTTCCTCCCTGAGTCGGGGTCTCAGCCCTGCAGTGTCATGCAGCCACTCCAGAAGAGAACTGCTGTGCACACAGAACACCTCCATGCACCCCGTGGTTTGGAACGACAGATGCTCTTGCACACAAATGCCATCAAAATTCTGTCTGTCGTAGCTGCTAAATCACTCTCCCTGTGGATTATGGAACCCGAAACTTCTGGGGTACTGTTCGGTGCTAACCTGTGATGCCCGTCTCTTTGGAGCTTGTAAAAATCCTTGAGGCCAGGAAGCGGGTCTTGGACTCCTTTTTAATCACCTTGGTGCTGTGAAGTGACCGGCTCACTGGGTCTGTATCGCTTAGCTGGCAGGAGACTCGAAGCTCCCAGTCTGTGATAGAACAATTCTTCTCTGTGCACGGAGGCCCCAGATACCCTCCCCTACCCACTGTCTACCCTGCCGCTCTCTAACACACAAGCGAGGCACAGAAAAAAGCTGGCAGAACTGATGAGAGGTTTTGACTCGTTGGACCTGTGGGAGCATTCAGCAGCTATTTTGATGCTGTTGCCATTTTCCTATCTGGGAAATCCATAACTACTGTCCTTTCTCATTGGACAGGTCATCATTTTAGAAGACTACGCTGACCCATATGATGCCAAGCGGACAAAAGGTCAAAGGGACGCAGAGAGAGTGGGTGAAAATGACGGCTACATGGAACCCTACGACGCGCAGCAGATGATAACAGGTGTGTGACTGGGGTCTGCCTGACGAGGACAGAAATATCGTCCTCATTCAGAGTGTTGGAGAATGGTAATCGggtggctgtggtggcgcacccctttaatctcagcacttgagaggcagaggcaggaggatctctgtgagttcagggctagcttGTCCTGTGTAGTGAataccaggacagtcagggctacgtagagagaccctgcctccaaaaaaatagagaaatatagatagataatagatagatagatagatagatagatagatagatgattgatagatagatggatagagagatagatgatagagagatagatgactgatagatgattgatagatagatagtagatagatgatagagagatagatgattgatagatagtagatagatagatagatagatagatagatagatagatagatagatagatggtagataaatGATAGAGAGTAGATGTATAGATGGTAGGTAGatagtagatagacagacagacagatagatagatgatatatgtGGAAGAGAACAATTTAATCAGATTCTGCTGaatggaagaaacagaaattagattcaaatcttaaaggaaaaatttcTCATTGTCTTTTGGTGTCCTTCAGAATTGTAAGAACttgaagagttttgtttttaagtttttctggTTTTGTACAAGATGGCATTTGAGAGTCTGCTCAGTCTGTAGCCTTGACCTTCTaaaaaatttattacattttattcgGGTGTTCTCGTGCCACCGAGTGAGGGTGGGAGTCAGAAGTCAGCTTGTGGGTGGTGGTTCTCTCCTCTGCCTTGTGGGTTCAGGGATCAACCTCGGGCTGCCCCACCACGCtggtgcctttacccacagagctgtCTCACTGGCCTCACGCCCTTCGTTTTTgacatttaattaatatagtttctgtgcggaCGAGCTTTCCAGCCCAGGCTGGATGAGCTGTCCCTGCAGAGGCTAGCAGAGAGGTGACTGTCACACCCTGGAAAACCAAGACAGGCAAGAATGAGAGACAGGAAAGCTCGGCTCTGTTTCCTGCTTCCCTGCTCAGAGATAAGGTACCATGCTGGGGAGGGTGTGCCCTGGCCAGGCTGTGACCCTGCAGGTCACTGGACTGTGGCCCCTGATGAAGTCTGTGAATGAAAGGAAGTGAGAACGGAGTCACTTTTACAAAGTTTTAGTGGCCTAAACGGAACAAGGGAAAGGATTGACTTTCACATATAACcaaggaaaatgttttatttcctttttatttatttttagaatttcatgcgTAAGTATAATGCATTACGGTCACACCCactcctccctccaactcctcctgcATCCCTACCCCACCCTCTCTCAAACGCATGGCATCTTCTTCTATAGCATATATAATACATGACACATACGtataactatataaatataatatacataaagcCTACTGCTTCCCACTAGTGTTTGCCACATGCATGTGGGTGCAGGGCTGAGCACTGGGGCACGGGCATCCTGGGCTTGCCAAGTCCAGAAGACATGGTTACAGCATTCCTCCTGGTCCTCCGTCTCgtaccctccctcctccccttcttccacgGTGTCCCCTAAACCTTGGCTGTAGCAGTTTTGTTAGAGATGCCCCTTTGGGAGGGGGGTGCGTATCCACAGTCACTTACTTTTTGTGTTTGACCAGTTGTGACTCTCTGTAGTAATCTCCACTGGATGCAAAAAAACGTAGCTTCTTTATTTGAGGGGGgcgtggctcacacctttaatcccagctttggggggaggggggcagaagCACAAGGATttttgaatttgagaccagcccaATCtgcagatcaagttccaggacagccagggctacacggagaaaccctgtcttgaaaacactaacacacacacacacacacacacacacaccccggccAAAGAAAAGGATAGGGAAGTAGTTTCTTTGCAGGGGGCGAGAAGTGCACCAATTAGGAAAGCCCAGGAGTGCAGCTGCCCACTAATGCTTCCCTCTAGCCGccacccatcccccacccaccccgtgctggggtttgaacccagccAGAACTTTGAGCATAGTAAGTCAGCATCAGCAAGTCGCAAATGAACTGCATCCCcggtttcattttctttgatttgtCGCCTCAAAAGCTCTCTAAAGGGACTAACCATCCCGTTTTACCAAGTGAAAGCAAGCATAGAGGACCCCAGGCTTGTCCCACTTGCAAGACTTTATCTATCTGGTGTGTGGGTCAAGCACTTGCCACGGTTcttgtgtggaaatcagagggcAGCCGGTAGGAGTTaatcctctccttctaccatgtaggttctgggtgTTGAACCCAGGTCAATTGAGAGCatgcacctttacctgctgaaccattcagacacacacatactttaaaaaaaaaaaaaaagtgtactttTTTATTTGAGAGACAAGGTCTACTCACTATAGTTCTTAaagttttctgtttgattttcatgacagggtttctctgtgtggtcctgtcTGTCCGGGcatttgctctatagaccaggctggcctggatctcagagatcctgcctgcctTGGCTGATGTTAAGGATttaccaccacactcagcaagGTCTGTTTCCtaagtaacccaggctggcctttcgcatcagcctcccaaatcctgggatagAGACGGCAGCCACTATGCCTGCTATTTGGTTCCTGTTGACTTTCGTTCATTGATTTGTTTTGAGCAAGGGCCTTGCTATGCAGTGatgctgtccttgaatttactgttctctgtcttcctcagcttcccaaatgctgagattacagtctCTCCCTTGACTTCACAAGCTTTTTTTCAGAATAGATGAAGAATTCGAGTTGAGATCTCCCACTCCAGAGTGAGTGCTGTGTCCCCAGTGCCACATGACCCAGACATACTCAAGTCTTGGAGTACATGCTGCTATCCTAGGCTCGATTTTGACATTGTTATATCACGTGAATCCAAGCAGCGGGACAGCCTGGCCTTGGGTcgatgttgtaggaggccacttgttcgtttccagctgctcagaaccaaaataatcacacagaagccctattatttgcaatgctgtttggccaatagcttaagcgtatttttggctaactcatatcttaaattaacccatctccattaatctgtgtatcgccacaaggctgtggcttacctggtaaagttccggtgtctgtctgCAGTGGGGCTCCGTGGTTtatcttgactctgccttcttcctcccagcattcagtttagtgtccCCACCGCCAcgtgcctagctctattctaccctatcacagactCAAgtaggttttattattattattattactaaccAGTGTCATTCACAGCATACGGAATTCACATTCCACGTCAGGTCAAGTCTGCGGTGTCTGTGTAGGTATCATTTTAAGTATGTCTAGGCCGTGTGGCACTGGAGACAGAGCACTCATTTATGTGCATAAAAATGCAGGCCTGGGTGCAGGAGATTAGCAGAAGCCTGACACTCTTCCACTAAATTACAGGAGCATTTTCCCTGAGCAGCTGATACACGAATTCTATGTAATTCAGCAATGTGGCCTTTAGCCACAAAATTGAAAGTTACACACTAGGCAGGTCTTTAGGAGACTTCTCAGACAGCTGTCAATTAGCACGAGGATTCTTCCCCCAGAAGGCATTACACTGCTGCTCATCAAGGGCTTTGAGGTTCCAGACTTGCCAAATAACCTTACCAAATGCTCCAGCACCAGTCAAGGAAACCTAGGTCCAGGCAGTGAAATAAGTTGTCCACATCACTCAGCAAGGCATTACCAGGGCAGCTGGCAGCTTTGACAGTTGAACTCTTgtcaaagattgtttttaaatttttgttttgcctCCAAGTGGTTTTATCGGTTTGTTTAGATAGTCATGTCTGAAAGACAACTCCAGCATGTTAGAAAAAACTCCACGCGAATTCTTGTGTTCTTAGTGCTGAAGCTTGGTCCCGGGGCCTCATACCTGCCCAGAAGAGCTCTGCCATTGAACTGCACCCTGCTGAGTCTTTAATCTGTCTCTCCTAGGTACATTTCAGGGCGTCTGAATTGTATCTGCCTTTGTTGAAGTATCCCGAGTTATCTGATAGAAATACTAACTTCAGATTAGAAACTTGAGCACTGGTAGAAGCCCCATTCCTGAGCTTCATGAGGCTTCGTGTTTAACTGCTTTGGAAACGTGAAAGGGATTAGGGGGAAAGATATGTTATTTAGAAttacaattaaaatttatatttgtgcCTGGAAATACGGCTCACTGATTTCTCACTGCTCTCCTAGAGGGTCTAGGtttcgttcccagcacccacatggccctcacagctgtctgtaactcattccagagaatctgacgccctcctctggcctacacaggTACTGCACAATCATGGTGCAGacacacgtgcaggcaaaacaaaaccaaaacaaaagtaaatggaTATAAtgtttttggttctgttttttgagacagggtttctctgtagctttggtgcctgtcctggaactcactctgcagaccgggctggcctcaaactcacagagatccgctgcctctgcctcctgagtgctaggattaaaggcatgtgccaccaccatctagtgaatctaatttttttaataaaaaaaatggcagGAAGAATTCTTCATAAAGATACACACAAAGTAAGGTATGGTAGAGAAGTCTGGGCTGCCCACTCAGTGGCCTGCAGGGCAGAGGCCTAGCACCTGTCAGTAAGCTCCAGGGCTTCTGT encodes:
- the She gene encoding SH2 domain-containing adapter protein E isoform X2 → MRRPPAPGATRCLSWASSLVCSGASTLPGPLMAAKWFKEFPLTLKTASERARPGGAGGKPRKNSETGGAAPAPGKSRKNSAAELGGSRAGGGPLKDSRLSRDSLQGLIQAAAGKGRKNSRVTATAATTEEEPHRGAVAKSAGCSTYISRLIKVDTQEKNGKSGYPGGGSTSSSSSSSSSASSSPSSLGPELDKAKIMKQQDTVIILEDYADPYDAKRTKGQRDAERVGENDGYMEPYDAQQMITEIRRRGSKDPLVKALQLLDGPCEPGESMKVEATAKRRNSKDLLGKPPQLYDTPYEPSEGGQRVAEVKARPADSRLPEEDDRPAAEYEQPWEWKREQIARALSVQFEGSDRSPGREDTGRPHHWQKTLKPTLSDHSDREKVDPGLALEKQPWYHGTITRAEAESRLQPCREAGYLVRNSESGTSRYSIALNTRDLNEY